GCTATTTATTCCTCTTATTTACAAAGTCATGCTCATAAACAGATGTCTTTAATTGGGGTAACAGGTACATTTGGTAAGACAACGATTACTGCTTATATTCGGAACTTGTTAAATGGTTTAGGAATTAAAACGGGTTCCATAGGTACCGCTGGTGTTTGGGATCATGAAAGTTCACTTTCTATCCACAAAAGCACACCTACAACACCAGAATCATCCGATCTGCACGCCTATATAAAGCTAATGAGAGAAAGGAATATTTCTTCTGTAGTAATGGAAGCAACATCCATAGGTCTTGATCAAGAAAGGCTATTCGGAATAGATTTCGACATTGCTGTGCATTCCAATCTCCATCCCGAACATCTTGATTATCACGGAACGTTTGAGCAATATAAGAAAGCGAAACTAAGTTTATTTGAACAAGCAAATGTGGCTGTAGTAAATACTGATGATGAGGGTATGAGTAAGGATATAATTTCTATGTTTGAAGGGGACCTTTGGACATACGGAATTCTTCATAACGCTACCATTCAAGCAAAAAATCTGGAAGCTACTTCAGAAGGCAGCTATTTTGATTTGCTTATTAAAGATCAACAGTACCATATTTTTTTACCAGTACTTGGTACACACAACATTTATAATTTCCTTGCTAGTCTTTGTGTATGTCTCGCAAAAGGGGTAACGCTCAAAGAACTTTATCCCCTCTTTCTTAAACTTGAAGGGCCTCCAGGGAGACTTCAACTAATTTCTGAGTTCACCAATCGAAAAATGATTTTTGATTTTTCTCACACGCCATCCGCTCTAGACAACTTACTTAAAACAATAAAGCCCATCCCTTACAAACGATTAATCATCATGATTACTGGCATTGGCATTAGAGAAAAATCTCTTCGGGCACCTATAGCGAAAGCGGTGGAGGGGAGAGCGGATGAGATTGTTGTCACAGCTGATCACCCTGGCGATGAAGATCCGTTGGTTATTGTTAACGATGTGATAGCTGGGTTTGAGACTACAACAGAGAATGTTCATCCCGTGACAAATCGTGGAGATGCTATTAAGAAAGCTATGGGGCTCACTCAAGAGGGAGACCTGATATTAATAACCGGATTATGTATGGAAGAATTCCAAATTATTAACGGGAAGAAAGTTCCTTATTATGATTATGACCACGTTAAAGAATTTTTGGACAGTAACAATCCTCAAAAACATCTTCAGATAAATTCTGTTTGTAAGTGAGCAAAAGATCACTTGAGAAAAAAGTGGATCTGTGGTGTTTGAAACCCAGTGCGCTAAAGTTTTAAAGGAGAGAGGGACTGACACTAGAACTCTACAGTCAAATTCACCGCATAAAGTGCAAGACGAAGCATGGCGAATTCTCGCCATGCCCTTTTTAGTGGTTTAGAAAACCCCTGGCTATGCCGGGGGTTCTGGAGAGCTTTCAGCGTGGTAATAAAAAAACCTCACTACATGATAAGATATAGTTGGTTTCCCGACCACTACATCTCCTCATAGAAGGAGGTATGCCCTGTGAAGGACATGAACAGTTTAGCACATACCACGTGGAATTGTAAGTATCACGTAGTCTTTGCGCCAAAGTACAGACGACAGATTATTTATGGAAAGTATAAACAAAGTATTGGAAAGATTATCAGAGATTTATGTGAACGGAAAGGTGTCGTATAGAGTAATTTTTGAAGGGATAGAAAAACTTAAATTAAAGCCAGGTACTTTTGAATTTGAAGCGATTGCCGATTTTTCTTTGGATTCAGATGATGTTTTAGGAACAAAAATAGAAATTCTAGTTTCTGACATTCAGGAAGTTGAATAATTCCTTATTCTACTATCGGGTTCGTATCTGGAGTAAGAGATACGCTCTTTCGCTTTTGGAGCAGGTTAATGGAATATGCTATCTAATCATTGAAGTGATATCATTTCATAACATATATAGAATCAATGAGAAGACTGCGCTTCCCATTTAGATGAAATTTTATTTATATTATTACTGACTTTAACCCACACTAACGTAAAAGAGATAGTTGGAAGTGGGTAGATAATGATGACTGATGAACAAGGGAAGCGACTAAATGAGATATTAGATTTACAAGAGATGATTGTTTCCATGTGGTTGGACTATTGGAAGGACTTCTCTTATTTTGATACAGGTCCATTCTGGGTCATCGTTGCGATGTTAGTTTTGCCTCTTGTTTTAATTTACTTTAAAATCGATCGAACAAAGGTTTTTCAAATTGGATTTTATGGATTCAATATACACACTTGGTTTACTTATTCAGATGCCATTGCATCGACAACAGGTCACGTATATTATCCATTTCAGGTGGTACCAGTTTTGCCAGTTAACTTTGCCTTGGATGCTTCACTTGTCCCTGTCACCTTCATGTTGGTATATCAATGGTGTATAAATAACAATAAGAATGTATTCCTTTATGGTGTATTAACGAGTGCTGTTTTCTCTTTCTTACTTAAGCCAATTATGGCTGCAGGGGATTTAATCAGATTAGATCATGGTATGAATTATTTTTATCTCTTTCTCAATTATCTAGTCATCTTGATTTTGGCAATTGTAATAACCAGGGTCTTTATCTACTTAAAACACCATCCCAATATTCATAAGAATAAATAAGTGTAATGTAGTTTTTATTCTAAAAGGTCAACTTTAAATTTTTGGTAGGCTAATGAGATCAAAAGGAAAAAAATCTTTTTTTTGAAAACCGAGAATCCATTACAATTTATACAGTTTTAAAAGAACAGCACTTTAACCAAGTGCTGCTCTTTTATGTCCCAGCCTCTTAGCCCGAAGACTCCATCTGATTGGATTCTGTAAGCTTTCAGTGTTTGAGTGAGAACCCTTCGATTTGTTTAACAGATTCATAGGTTTAGTATGCTTGTGATAAGAGCGTGTGATCCCTCCTGTACAAGCCTTTATACAGGAATTATTGACGATTTTATTCGAAAAAAATACAAAATAGATTAATCTAAAAAGGAAATTAATGTTAAACTATTGTGGGAGAATAATTGAATTAGAATCTTGAGAGTGGGGCTTGGGGATTTTGAAGAATTTATTTATGATATTAGGGATAGGAATATTTTTTGTGCTTTCAGGTTGTAACAAAAATATTGATGCTTCTCATTTCATGTGGAACGATATTATATATATTGCTACATATGAACCTATCTCAGAAGAAGAGATTATCGAAGAGATTGGGATGATTTCAAGAATTGTTGAAGGTACAGCAAAGGAAAGCGGGGAGGCAAAAGGTATTGTTCAAGGTACGAGACTGTATCAAATAAAAGGAAGAGAGATTTCATCTGGCAAAAACGGTTATATTGCGTATGGAATAGACGGAAAATTTTATATTGCAAGTAAATATAATCAATAGTTTAGATGTTATTTATCTAACGGAGCAAAAAAGTTCAGTGTACTTAAAATTTATATTAAATAAAGAAGGAAGGGTAGAAAATGGTTTATAAAGCAAGAACTCCAAGAGCCGTCTTAGGAGTCTTATTAGCATTAACAGTGGTGTCGATTATAAGTTTAGAGTACTCCTATATGTTATGGTTACTACATTATCAAATTATATTTGCTACAATCCTTTTATTGTTAACCTTTATTAAATATGAATTTAAAATAGATAATGGATATTTGGAATATCATATATTTTTCTTGACAATACCCATCTACAAGAAAGTATTAATTCCCAATGAAATAAGTCAAATGAACTTTAAACGTATTGGTTGGGAAAAATGTGCGATTATAAACGTCAAAAGCGGGTTTAACATTCGAGTTATTAATTTTGCTCCAAACAGTGTATTTAAAGATTTAATTGATTTTGCTCATAATAATAGTATTCCAATATCTAAAACAAAGGATATTTTGATTTTAGGTAAATAAATTTTCTTAGAAGAACGGGTGCGTTGATTTACTAAGATCAACGCACTTCTTATTGCACTCACGAGTGGGTTAACTGATTAAAAATTTGTGTGACTTTCTCAAAACTCTTATGGTCATTAACTGTAAAGGGAGGTTGCCGTTCTAATGGTTATTTGGTAGTGCTTTAACCATATAAGAGATGCATCTTTTCTCGTTTTTCCCGTGTTATAAAATGTACCGATCGTTCAATTGATAAAAAGGGGTCTGAAACACAGTGAATAATCGCGATAGTAAGGTTTTTAAATCGTTCATTTGTTTTCTATTACTCTGGATTTTACTTGGATATAATCCTCCACCAACATTTTCTGCAAGTGAACATATCTTTTCAGAAAATAAATTAGAGAATTATCTAAAAGAAAATAACAATGATATCGCTGGTTTAGCAGCAATTGTGATAGACGAAGATGAAGTAATTTACAAAATGGAAGGTTATGCAAATATAGAAGAACAAATTTTAATTAATGAAAATACTGTTTTTGAATGGGCATCCGTTTCTAAAATTCTAATTTGGATTAGTGTTTTACAATTAATCGAAAAAGGAGAGCTTGATTTAGAAACTGATATTAAAACTTACTTGCCAAATGATTTCCGCTCCAAGATAAAATTTGAGGATTCAATCACGATGCATCACTTAATGCATCATACAGCGGGATTTGATGACAGTTTTACAGATTTAATGATTCATAGTCCAACCAACAAGAACACATTAAGAGAAGTACTCGAAGAAGCAGATATTAAGCAGATATATCCTCCTGGTGATGTTGTTGCTTATTCAAATTATGGAAGTGGCCTTGCTGCCTATATTGTTGAAAAAATCAGTGGTCTAGACTACCAGGAATACATACGGAAGAATATTTTTGAACCACTTCAAATGACAAAAACAGCAATAGATCCCGAACAAGACGATAACAAATGGGTGAAAGAACAGAGGGGAGAGGTGCAGGGATATTCGAATGCACGGCAATTAATTGAACCTAATTTATACTCGATTCCCATGTATCCGATAGGTAGTGCTATGGGAACAGCTTCAGATTTACAAAAGTTATTACAAGTGTTATTAACTGAAGATGGAACCCCTTTATTTAAAGATGAAAAAACGATTGATATCATGTTTGAACCAACATTATATTATCCGGAAACCAATATTCCCAGGGTCGCAAACGGTTTATTTTATTTACCATCGAAAAGTCATCATGTGTATGGTCACAGTGGGAATTCCAAAGCCTTTAGCTCCTCTTTTTATGTAGATAGAAAAGAACGTATCGGAGTTTTAGTGCTGACAAACATTAAAGATGAAAGTACTTTCACATCGGGGATACCTGAAATCATTTTTGGTGAGTATGCACATGTTGAAAATGACGTAATTTTGGAAACCGCATCTCAATGGAATGGTATTTATGAGCCGGCTCGGTTGCCCAGCTCTGGATTTAGTAAGGTGTACGGATTATTTTTAAGAGGTAAAACGAAACATAGTGGATCAAATCATTTAATTATGAACGGCTTACATTATTCACAGCTAGAACCAGGCATTTACAAAACAGAGAATGGTCCCAGTTTGTACAGTCTAGATGTTTATTCAAAACATCCGAAAATGAAAAACATGTTATCTAATACATATTCGGATTTACTTTACGTTCCTTATTATAAACATCTCCTAGAGTGGGGAGGAATGATTCTAGGAGTATTAGCTATACTGCTTTCTTTCATCTATGTTATCGTAACTTCTTTTAAAAGGATATGGAATAAAAAACCTCTGCACACGTTCCTTTTTAGTCAACATGTTTTAAATCTACTTATGTTTATGAACGTTCTTTGGATAGGTTATAAGACAGTATCAATGGTCAGTTATGCCACCCTCAAACCATTTTTAACTTTCAATCTTATATATCTAGTTATAGCTCTTGTTAATAGTGGATTTTTAAGTGTTAAGATAAAAAATCAAAGTTTAAGTAAACGTGAAAAACTGGTTTGGATTATGACAATTGTTTTGACATTAATTTTATGTGTAAACATTTTGTATTGGGAGTTTTATTATTAGATCTTTGTTGTCTGACCTCCAGTGCACTGATTCTCACTCTTATAAAAACCTATCGATGGAGCTGCCAATTTGGTGGCTCTTTTTATTTGTTAGCTAGGTAGGAGCCTAATTAAGATGAAGTTCCCAATTGAAGTTACGTTCTTAAAACATGGGCATATGATGCTTTATCAACTTTTAAAGGAGATGAACAATTTGCATTATGAACCGAACGGGAATTTATATCCTTATTATGCGAAATTAAACCATGGAAACGAATACAGAACAGAGCAACAAATGGCGGCCGATGAACTCTTTGCAGCTATTAAGAGAGAAGCCTCGGCGATTGACCTTTATCATCGATTAGCTGATGCTGCACCAGATTACGATCATCAAGAAAACCTTCTTTATGCGTTAGAAGGAAAGCAGGCTTATTTGGACCATTTTACGAACCTTTATACGTATCTTTTAGGAACAGAGCCTACCTATGAGGTTGATTCAGTCTCTGTGGATAGCTATCAAGATGGTTTGCAAAAAGCGTATGAGATGGAAGTTGAGGCTGTAAATGATTATTATAGAGCATGTTTACTTCCTCAGCATCTAGAGGTTCATAATAGCTTTCTTTGGGCTTTGGAGGGTGAACAAGAAAATGCACAACGACTAAGTTCATTATACGAAGATATCCAAAATCGAATACAAGACTACGGACCAGAACCGTTGATCATTGATATTGAAGAAGTGACAAAAGAAAACACCAATTACCGAACGACATTGTGGACGGGTGATCATTTGCAAATTACCTTGATGAGTATTGAGGTTGGGGGAGACATTGGCTTAGAAACGCATCCAAACCTTGATCAATTTATCCGGCTTGAAGAAGGACACGGATTTGTGCAAATGGGGGATGTGCCAGATAATTTATATATCGAACAAGAGGTCTACGATGACTATGCGATCGTGATTCCGGCTGGCAAGTGGCATAACTTAACGAACATAGGTGATACTCCAATCAAGCTGTATTCAATCTACGCGCCACCAGAGCATCCGTTTGGCACCATTCATGAGACGAAAGAAATCGCAATGGCTGCTGAAGAAGATCATCAGTACTAATCATTGCGCACGTAAGGAGGGCAAGTTGGAAGGGAACACATCATAAAAAATTGGTGTGTTCTTTTTTTAGATTGAGAGGTTGAGGTTATGTGCTGAAAAATATAGAGGATTCAGGGTGATTTAGTAGAATAACTGACATAATGGCTATTAAACGATGAAGGAGGGGAACGGCTATTTTAATGAAGAAAGATGTGGAGCAAAGGGTCGTCAATGGGGTACAAATGGTCAATGGAAAGATGTCATTTCAACGTGTGAAACTAAATGTCCATTGCTTTTTCGTGGATGGAATTCTCATTGACACAGGGGCAAAGTCACTCGAGCGATTATTTAAGCCCTTTTTTACGCGATTGGATATTGATAAAGTCGTCATCACACACTTCCATGAAGATCATACGGGTGGTGCGGCTTTTTTACAAAAAGAGCGTGAGTTACCCATTTTCATGGATAATACGATGCTTCACTCATGTATAACGAAGGCAAATTATCCACTCTATCGCCAATTGTTTTGGGGGAGACGTAAACCATTTCGCGCTGAACCGATCGGTGAAACATTTCAATCTCGAAATGCATCATGGCAAGTCATCAAAACGCCAGGACATGCGATAGATCACCTTTCCTTTTTAAATAAGCAAACAGGACAGCTTTTTACGGGGGATCTATATTGTCAAAAAAAGACAAAGGTGGTACTTAGAGAAGAAAATGTGCTAGTGACAATTGATTCCTTAAAGAAGACCTTAACCTATGATTTTGATGAGGTGTTTTGTAGTCATGCAGGCCACTTGAAGAATGGACGAACAGCAATAAAGAGTAAGCTAGATTATTTATTGGATCTACAAGGAATGATTTTGAAATTGTATGAGGAAGGGAACACTCCTGAAGACATTAATGCGGAATTGTTTCCAAAAAAATATCCGATCACCACACTTTCATCTGGAGAATGGGATTCAATCCATATTGTTCGAACGATTATTAATGAAAAGGATCAAGTACTTTCTTTATCATCAGGAACATAAGTGAGTGATTGCTCATTCAGAAAGCTGTTATAAATCCAACAAGTCTGCGGATCATTCATTTGCGAGCTGTTCAGTTATTAATAAACGCGTACTTTTGGACAAGCAACAAAGTAATAAAAGGCTTACCTGAAAAACTTCGGGCAAGCCTTTTAGTCTACATTGTATTAGAGACCAGCCATCTCATTTATTTAAATGCTTTAGTGCTTCTCTTTGGCTTAATGGTTTTAAAGATGTTTCTGAAACGAATAGTTTTACACGATTAGGATTGGATTTGGCATATTCACGTAAGGACCAGCCAATTGCTTTCTGAACAAAAAATTCATTGCTCTCGGACCTTCTTTGTATGTAAGCAAAAAGACGATCTTCATTTGTTTTTTCTTTATATTTTAATTGAAAGAGAATGGCGGTTCTTTGAAGCCACATTTGATCATCGTTAATCCATTGATCAGCATATTGATTGACGAGATCTGGATATTCGGTGAACAAGTACCCAAAGATATTCGGAGCGAGCGTATCAACCGTTTCCCACCATGATTTCGAAGTAATTAAAGGTGATAGCCACTCCATATCTTCTGGAGTAAGACTCTTTTTAGAATGTTGTAGGATATCTAAGGCAGCATGCTGATATTCTCGTGCTGGGAGATTCCAAAGCGAGAAAATGACCTCTTTTAATGATTCTCTTTCAGGTAGACCATGCACCTTTATATGTTCCTTTATTAATTGCTTGCGAATCGGTGTTCTAATACCAAGACATGTAAATTGATTACGTAAGTAGTTTTCTGACCACTCGGCATACACTGCATCTTTATGTTCGATGAATTGGTCGACAAGCTGTTGCACATAGGAATTGTCCATTGGTTATTCAAGCCTTTCTTTATATACAATTGACTGCTTTTATTGATATACGTTTAGTATAGTACATCTACTAACTCTATAGACAGAAAAGCCCTTGAAATCACATGATCAAGGGCTCTTAATCTTACTGTTTATTTCTTCATCAATAAATACATAAAGTAAGGTGCACCAATCAGGGCAACCATTATCCCTGTTGGAATCCCGTTAGGCTCGACTAAGTTTCGTCCAACCGTATCGGCTAATACTAATAGCCATCCGCCAAGCAGGAGGGCTATTGGAATAAAGAGTTGATTGCGAGGTCCAACAAGTGCTTTTGCGATATGGGGAGCCATAAGTCCGATGAACGCAATTCCCCCTGTCACTGAAACTGCAGATGAGGCAAGCGCGACTGCAGTTAGAAGAAGGACAAAACGTTCACGCTCGATTAGAATGCCAACACCAATAGCAGCAGGTTCGCCTAGCCCCATGATGTTCAGCCGGTTTGCTTTATATAATGTGAATGGGATTAACACAACAAGCCAAGGGAAGATCGCCCAAATAAACGGCCAGTCGGCACCCCATACATTTCCTGCAAGCCACCTCGCAATGAAGTCGACTTTAAATGGATCAACCGATGAGATGAGCAAGATCATGACACCTGATAACGCCATCGAAAATCCGACCCCCGTTAAGACTAAACGAACAGGATCAAGCCCAGTTTTGCGGTTATATGAGAATAAATAAATTGCCATTGCTGTGAGTAGGGCTGAGACAAACGCTACGACTGGTAGTAAGAAAACAAAGCTGCCATCATTTACTGGGAAAAATAAATAAAAGACTGCCACCCCAACACCTGCACCAGAGTTGATCCCGATGATACCAGGGTCAGCTAAATCATTTCTCGTGATTCCTTGTAAGATCGCCCCAGATAGGGCAAGTGCCATTCCAGCGAGCAAGGTGACGATGATCCTTGGCAACCGAACGGAAAACAAAATAAATTCCTCTTTAAATTCTCCTTGACCAAGTAGGGTAGGGAGAATGCGATCATACGGCATAGAAGACGGACCGATTCCGGCACCGATCACGATCGTTCCCAAAATAAGAGCAGACAAGGTCGCCAGGATCAGTCGTTGTTTTCGAATAAGACTTGGATGGATCATACAAATGCCTTCCCTTCTTTTCGTACTATAAAGAGGAAGAATGGTAGTCCGATAATCGCCACTATCGCTGCAACTGGTGTTTCATAGGGAGCACTGATGGTTCTGGCGACTAGGTCAGCTAGCAGCATAAATCCGGCACCGAATATGACAGACATCGGTAACACATAGCGGTAATCCGTCCCAACGACTGCACGCACGATGTGGGGGATCATTAAGCCGATGAACGCGATATTACCAACGAGAGCAACCGCTGCCCCTGCGAGCATAATGATGATTAAAAACAACATCACTTTAATTTTGGTCGTATGCTGTCCAAGACCCACTGCCACTTCTTCACTTAAGCTGAGGATCGTCAGTTGTTTCGATAAGAAGATTGCGACTAAGATTCCCCCTATAATAAATGGGATGACAATTTGAAGCTGGCTCCAAGAGGTACCGATCAATCCGCCAGCCGTCCACATGGAAATGTCTTTTGAAATTTTAAAGTAAATACCGATCCCTTCAGCAATGGCTGTTAAAAAGGCGGTGACAGCCGCGCCGGCTAAGACAATTCGAAAAGGAGAGAATCCGCCTTTTCGTGCCGCACCAATACTAAGCACCATCACCGTTCCAACCGCGGCTCCGATAAAACAGGCAACCATCATCCCAAAGTAGTTAGCGGTAGGAATAAAGGCAATCGTTATTGCTAGAGCGAGGTTTGCGCCAGCTGTAATGCCAAGAAGTCCTGGATCAGCTAATGGATTTCGTGTCAATCCTTGAATGATCGCCCCAGATACGGCAAGTGCCGCCCCAACAAAAATAGCAGCGACTGCACGTGGAAAGCGAATCTCCCTCAGCATCGACAGCTGATCTCCCGTTGCACTCGTCATGAGCGCCGCCCACACTTCACGCACGGTCACTTCAGCCGCTCCAAAGACCATCGCACCAAAAAAGAGTGCGATAAATCCCGCAGTAGCAAGGAGAAACAGGAATAGTTTAGATCTCATCAATCGATTTGTATGTATCATAGCTCTCATCTCTTTTTATAAAGTAATAGGAGGAATCTTCGTCGATTCCTCCCAATTTATTAGTTGCTGCTTAGAAAACTCTCTGTGAAAAAGTCTAATTGGAAGTCTAGCGTGATCGGATCGTTGAAATAAAACTCAGAAGCATTTGCTGTGAAGACACGCTCATT
Above is a genomic segment from Bacillus sp. FJAT-45037 containing:
- a CDS encoding cupin domain-containing protein encodes the protein MKFPIEVTFLKHGHMMLYQLLKEMNNLHYEPNGNLYPYYAKLNHGNEYRTEQQMAADELFAAIKREASAIDLYHRLADAAPDYDHQENLLYALEGKQAYLDHFTNLYTYLLGTEPTYEVDSVSVDSYQDGLQKAYEMEVEAVNDYYRACLLPQHLEVHNSFLWALEGEQENAQRLSSLYEDIQNRIQDYGPEPLIIDIEEVTKENTNYRTTLWTGDHLQITLMSIEVGGDIGLETHPNLDQFIRLEEGHGFVQMGDVPDNLYIEQEVYDDYAIVIPAGKWHNLTNIGDTPIKLYSIYAPPEHPFGTIHETKEIAMAAEEDHQY
- a CDS encoding MBL fold metallo-hydrolase; amino-acid sequence: MLMKKDVEQRVVNGVQMVNGKMSFQRVKLNVHCFFVDGILIDTGAKSLERLFKPFFTRLDIDKVVITHFHEDHTGGAAFLQKERELPIFMDNTMLHSCITKANYPLYRQLFWGRRKPFRAEPIGETFQSRNASWQVIKTPGHAIDHLSFLNKQTGQLFTGDLYCQKKTKVVLREENVLVTIDSLKKTLTYDFDEVFCSHAGHLKNGRTAIKSKLDYLLDLQGMILKLYEEGNTPEDINAELFPKKYPITTLSSGEWDSIHIVRTIINEKDQVLSLSSGT
- a CDS encoding FecCD family ABC transporter permease, whose translation is MRSKLFLFLLATAGFIALFFGAMVFGAAEVTVREVWAALMTSATGDQLSMLREIRFPRAVAAIFVGAALAVSGAIIQGLTRNPLADPGLLGITAGANLALAITIAFIPTANYFGMMVACFIGAAVGTVMVLSIGAARKGGFSPFRIVLAGAAVTAFLTAIAEGIGIYFKISKDISMWTAGGLIGTSWSQLQIVIPFIIGGILVAIFLSKQLTILSLSEEVAVGLGQHTTKIKVMLFLIIIMLAGAAVALVGNIAFIGLMIPHIVRAVVGTDYRYVLPMSVIFGAGFMLLADLVARTISAPYETPVAAIVAIIGLPFFLFIVRKEGKAFV
- a CDS encoding DNA alkylation repair protein, with protein sequence MDNSYVQQLVDQFIEHKDAVYAEWSENYLRNQFTCLGIRTPIRKQLIKEHIKVHGLPERESLKEVIFSLWNLPAREYQHAALDILQHSKKSLTPEDMEWLSPLITSKSWWETVDTLAPNIFGYLFTEYPDLVNQYADQWINDDQMWLQRTAILFQLKYKEKTNEDRLFAYIQRRSESNEFFVQKAIGWSLREYAKSNPNRVKLFVSETSLKPLSQREALKHLNK
- a CDS encoding FecCD family ABC transporter permease; this encodes MIHPSLIRKQRLILATLSALILGTIVIGAGIGPSSMPYDRILPTLLGQGEFKEEFILFSVRLPRIIVTLLAGMALALSGAILQGITRNDLADPGIIGINSGAGVGVAVFYLFFPVNDGSFVFLLPVVAFVSALLTAMAIYLFSYNRKTGLDPVRLVLTGVGFSMALSGVMILLISSVDPFKVDFIARWLAGNVWGADWPFIWAIFPWLVVLIPFTLYKANRLNIMGLGEPAAIGVGILIERERFVLLLTAVALASSAVSVTGGIAFIGLMAPHIAKALVGPRNQLFIPIALLLGGWLLVLADTVGRNLVEPNGIPTGIMVALIGAPYFMYLLMKK
- a CDS encoding UDP-N-acetylmuramoyl-L-alanyl-D-glutamate--2,6-diaminopimelate ligase, coding for MNISQILKGQVLSTFGPAPKEVTHINYDSRKITNHGCFVCIKGDNTDGHLYIEKAVLQGAVQIIGNDQDVMIENAKRYSDVQFILVKEPKKALAIYSSYLQSHAHKQMSLIGVTGTFGKTTITAYIRNLLNGLGIKTGSIGTAGVWDHESSLSIHKSTPTTPESSDLHAYIKLMRERNISSVVMEATSIGLDQERLFGIDFDIAVHSNLHPEHLDYHGTFEQYKKAKLSLFEQANVAVVNTDDEGMSKDIISMFEGDLWTYGILHNATIQAKNLEATSEGSYFDLLIKDQQYHIFLPVLGTHNIYNFLASLCVCLAKGVTLKELYPLFLKLEGPPGRLQLISEFTNRKMIFDFSHTPSALDNLLKTIKPIPYKRLIIMITGIGIREKSLRAPIAKAVEGRADEIVVTADHPGDEDPLVIVNDVIAGFETTTENVHPVTNRGDAIKKAMGLTQEGDLILITGLCMEEFQIINGKKVPYYDYDHVKEFLDSNNPQKHLQINSVCK
- a CDS encoding serine hydrolase domain-containing protein, producing MNNRDSKVFKSFICFLLLWILLGYNPPPTFSASEHIFSENKLENYLKENNNDIAGLAAIVIDEDEVIYKMEGYANIEEQILINENTVFEWASVSKILIWISVLQLIEKGELDLETDIKTYLPNDFRSKIKFEDSITMHHLMHHTAGFDDSFTDLMIHSPTNKNTLREVLEEADIKQIYPPGDVVAYSNYGSGLAAYIVEKISGLDYQEYIRKNIFEPLQMTKTAIDPEQDDNKWVKEQRGEVQGYSNARQLIEPNLYSIPMYPIGSAMGTASDLQKLLQVLLTEDGTPLFKDEKTIDIMFEPTLYYPETNIPRVANGLFYLPSKSHHVYGHSGNSKAFSSSFYVDRKERIGVLVLTNIKDESTFTSGIPEIIFGEYAHVENDVILETASQWNGIYEPARLPSSGFSKVYGLFLRGKTKHSGSNHLIMNGLHYSQLEPGIYKTENGPSLYSLDVYSKHPKMKNMLSNTYSDLLYVPYYKHLLEWGGMILGVLAILLSFIYVIVTSFKRIWNKKPLHTFLFSQHVLNLLMFMNVLWIGYKTVSMVSYATLKPFLTFNLIYLVIALVNSGFLSVKIKNQSLSKREKLVWIMTIVLTLILCVNILYWEFYY
- a CDS encoding CBO0543 family protein; amino-acid sequence: MMTDEQGKRLNEILDLQEMIVSMWLDYWKDFSYFDTGPFWVIVAMLVLPLVLIYFKIDRTKVFQIGFYGFNIHTWFTYSDAIASTTGHVYYPFQVVPVLPVNFALDASLVPVTFMLVYQWCINNNKNVFLYGVLTSAVFSFLLKPIMAAGDLIRLDHGMNYFYLFLNYLVILILAIVITRVFIYLKHHPNIHKNK